A genomic window from Agrobacterium larrymoorei includes:
- a CDS encoding M42 family metallopeptidase yields MMAIDEKNLARIEAWTRDLCLIPGLSGFEDPVADYISAALPDTRIERHVDTMGNLTLTVRGSDAEAPSVMVFAHTDQLGLMVRRIEADGFVRVERLGGVPERVLPGLKMVIMNRQGKQIPCVIAVKAHHATPQDEKSQVLGYEKLFLDLGVSSAEEVRALGVDIGAPVTYTPSFDRLAGTRISGTAIDDRAGCAILMDLVQRVVDKPVPATLHAVFSVQEEFNLRGAMLAAERLKPDAAISIDLMVAADTPDLPHRGELKLGGGPALGLYSFHGRGTLNGTLAHPALLNHFEVTAEALSMPLQRSAHTGLLTDSSYVQLVGEGIPSMDIGYPARYTHTPIEICDLTDLEQIAALLEASLAGMAKGFSFARRRYACATS; encoded by the coding sequence ATGATGGCCATCGATGAAAAGAACCTTGCTCGCATCGAGGCATGGACACGCGATCTTTGCTTGATCCCAGGACTGTCGGGCTTTGAGGACCCGGTTGCGGACTATATTTCCGCAGCGCTCCCCGATACGCGTATCGAGCGCCATGTCGACACCATGGGCAACCTGACGCTCACCGTCAGAGGCAGCGACGCGGAGGCACCGTCGGTGATGGTCTTCGCCCATACAGACCAGCTCGGTCTCATGGTGCGACGCATTGAAGCCGACGGCTTCGTGCGGGTCGAAAGGCTCGGCGGCGTGCCAGAACGGGTGCTGCCAGGACTGAAGATGGTCATCATGAACCGCCAGGGAAAGCAGATCCCTTGCGTTATAGCCGTTAAGGCTCATCACGCCACACCCCAGGACGAGAAGAGCCAGGTGCTCGGCTATGAGAAGCTGTTTCTCGATCTGGGCGTTTCCTCGGCGGAAGAGGTGCGCGCGCTTGGAGTCGATATCGGTGCGCCGGTCACCTATACCCCGTCTTTCGACCGGCTCGCCGGCACGCGGATCAGCGGCACGGCGATCGATGATCGCGCTGGCTGCGCCATCCTGATGGATCTTGTCCAGCGCGTGGTCGACAAACCGGTACCGGCAACGCTGCATGCCGTCTTCTCCGTCCAGGAAGAGTTCAACCTGCGCGGCGCGATGCTGGCGGCGGAACGGTTGAAGCCTGATGCGGCTATCTCCATCGATCTGATGGTGGCGGCAGACACGCCGGATCTTCCTCATCGCGGCGAGCTGAAACTCGGCGGTGGTCCGGCGCTTGGTCTCTACAGCTTCCATGGCCGCGGAACGTTGAACGGAACGCTAGCCCATCCGGCTCTTCTCAACCATTTCGAGGTGACGGCGGAGGCTTTGTCCATGCCGCTCCAGCGCAGCGCACATACGGGCCTCTTGACGGACTCCTCCTATGTCCAGCTGGTTGGCGAAGGTATCCCATCAATGGATATCGGTTATCCGGCACGCTACACCCACACACCCATCGAAATCTGCGACCTGACCGATCTCGAACAGATCGCGGCCCTGCTCGAAGCGTCTCTGGCAGGAATGGCCAAAGGCTTCTCCTTCGCGCGCCGGAGATATGCATGCGCTACCTCCTAG
- a CDS encoding BtpA/SgcQ family protein — translation MQWLQKTFNVEKPIIAMCHFQALPGDPGYDAVGGMTKVIDKALADLVHLQEGGVDAIMFSNEFSLPYLTKVRPETTAAMARMIGEMMPSIKVPFGVNVLWDPIASIDLAAATGAVFIREIMSGVYASDFGLWNTNVGETIRHKIRLAPDLKMLFNIVPEAASYLGNRTIIDIARSTVFNNRPDALCVSGLTAGVETDTQILASVKKAVPDTVVLCNTGCRIDNVERQLSVSDGAVVGSTFKIDGVFENAVDPARVKAFMDKVKSIRSVSRAVA, via the coding sequence ATGCAATGGCTCCAGAAGACCTTCAATGTCGAAAAGCCCATCATCGCGATGTGTCATTTCCAGGCGCTCCCGGGCGACCCAGGCTACGACGCCGTGGGCGGCATGACCAAGGTGATCGATAAGGCACTGGCCGATCTCGTCCATCTTCAGGAAGGCGGCGTGGACGCCATTATGTTCTCGAACGAATTCAGCCTTCCCTACCTCACCAAGGTACGGCCTGAAACGACTGCAGCCATGGCGCGCATGATCGGCGAAATGATGCCTTCAATCAAAGTGCCTTTCGGTGTCAACGTTCTTTGGGACCCGATCGCATCGATCGATCTTGCCGCCGCGACCGGCGCGGTTTTCATCCGCGAGATCATGAGCGGTGTCTATGCCTCGGACTTCGGTCTCTGGAACACCAATGTCGGCGAAACAATACGCCACAAGATACGCCTCGCTCCGGATCTGAAGATGCTTTTCAACATCGTTCCGGAAGCTGCGTCCTATCTCGGGAACCGCACGATTATCGACATCGCCCGGTCAACCGTCTTCAACAACCGCCCCGATGCACTTTGCGTCTCCGGCCTGACGGCAGGCGTGGAAACGGATACCCAGATACTCGCGAGCGTCAAAAAAGCCGTTCCAGACACCGTCGTCCTGTGCAACACAGGCTGCCGTATCGACAATGTCGAGCGCCAACTTTCGGTGTCGGATGGCGCTGTCGTCGGATCGACATTCAAGATCGATGGCGTCTTCGAGAACGCAGTCGATCCAGCGCGCGTCAAGGCATTCATGGATAAGGTCAAGTCGATCCGTAGCGTTTCACGGGCCGTGGCCTGA
- a CDS encoding ABC transporter permease: MAIKETSPSAARHGWPTISLDNRAIAFLMLILLCIVTAAINPAFLSVSTLFDTLRNLTVIGIFGMAALIVMLTGGIDVSFPAIGAVTAYATIKYFVDNSIDAPLIAIYGVAMLLGRSIGLINGLFVALLRLPALIVTLGMSSLLYGFSLFFLGSQNIFRVPASLSSFSRTALMTWEDVSGRTLSLHPAVLIFVGVCVLVGLMLRYTIIGRGLYALGGNRESARRIGLPVKTIEIFAFVAAGVLAAMAGITQSMFFRNANPGAFSGMELDVIAAIVLGGASVTGGRGSVAGAVIGLTFVVLLTSSLVLIGIPAAWQKVFVGAALLLGVGVAGLRATRAQAFAPIPFSRMKG, from the coding sequence ATGGCGATCAAAGAGACATCACCATCTGCCGCCAGGCACGGCTGGCCGACCATATCGCTCGACAACAGGGCGATCGCCTTTCTCATGTTGATCCTGCTGTGCATCGTTACAGCGGCGATCAATCCAGCCTTTCTCTCGGTCTCCACCCTGTTCGATACGTTGCGCAACCTGACCGTGATCGGCATCTTCGGAATGGCGGCCCTGATCGTGATGCTGACAGGAGGCATCGACGTCTCCTTCCCCGCGATCGGTGCGGTGACGGCCTATGCCACGATCAAGTATTTCGTCGACAACAGCATCGATGCACCGCTGATCGCGATCTATGGCGTGGCGATGCTGCTCGGCCGTTCCATCGGTTTGATCAACGGCCTCTTCGTCGCGCTGCTGCGTCTTCCCGCACTGATCGTCACGCTCGGCATGTCCAGCCTTCTCTATGGCTTTTCGCTATTCTTCCTTGGCTCGCAAAATATCTTTCGCGTGCCAGCCAGTCTCTCCTCCTTTTCCCGTACAGCGCTGATGACGTGGGAGGATGTTTCCGGGCGGACCTTATCGCTGCATCCTGCCGTTTTGATTTTCGTCGGCGTCTGTGTGCTGGTCGGCCTTATGCTGCGCTACACGATCATCGGACGCGGCCTCTACGCGCTTGGAGGCAACCGGGAGTCGGCGCGGCGCATCGGCTTGCCGGTGAAAACCATCGAGATTTTCGCCTTCGTGGCAGCCGGGGTCCTGGCGGCGATGGCTGGCATCACCCAGTCCATGTTTTTCCGCAATGCCAATCCCGGCGCCTTTTCCGGCATGGAACTCGATGTCATTGCCGCAATCGTCCTTGGCGGTGCATCCGTGACCGGTGGTCGTGGCAGCGTTGCAGGCGCAGTCATCGGCCTCACCTTCGTGGTGCTGTTAACCTCGAGCCTCGTTTTGATCGGCATTCCGGCGGCTTGGCAGAAGGTCTTCGTCGGCGCAGCACTCCTTTTGGGCGTCGGTGTCGCAGGTCTGCGTGCGACCCGCGCGCAGGCCTTTGCACCCATCCCCTTTTCCAGAATGAAAGGTTGA
- a CDS encoding DeoR/GlpR family DNA-binding transcription regulator, producing MNTPSNRKAHILEKISSGQLVSVTEIASDLKVSEMTIRRDLAELEKEGLLKRVHGGAVSTFGRGYEPPFILRNAQAVAAKNAIGELAASLVSEGDSIALDVGSTAAEVARHLAGRRGLTIVTPSLRVVEHFVSNKDVRLIVAGGILRCGEGSLVGELACQTFRNLFVDKLFLGVGGISCEAGLTDYNWDDALVKKAMIKSAKEIIVTADASKFDRTAFAKIAEIDGFNTLITDRAPPKDIAEIFARKGIAVHIANARAKPEEPDRDAQTA from the coding sequence ATGAACACGCCCAGCAATCGAAAAGCCCATATTCTTGAGAAGATTTCTTCGGGCCAGCTGGTCTCGGTAACCGAGATCGCATCGGACCTGAAGGTGTCGGAAATGACCATTCGCCGAGACCTCGCCGAACTTGAGAAGGAAGGCCTTCTCAAACGCGTGCATGGCGGTGCCGTCAGCACCTTCGGCCGAGGCTATGAGCCGCCCTTCATATTGCGCAACGCCCAGGCCGTGGCCGCCAAGAATGCAATCGGCGAGCTTGCCGCAAGCCTCGTATCGGAGGGCGACAGTATCGCGCTCGATGTCGGCTCCACGGCCGCGGAAGTGGCGCGACATCTTGCCGGACGGCGAGGCCTGACCATCGTGACGCCGAGCCTGCGTGTCGTGGAGCATTTTGTCAGCAACAAGGATGTCCGACTGATCGTTGCCGGAGGCATCCTTCGCTGCGGTGAAGGTTCGCTGGTCGGCGAGCTTGCCTGCCAGACCTTCCGGAATCTGTTTGTCGACAAGCTGTTCCTCGGTGTTGGCGGCATCAGCTGCGAGGCGGGCCTGACCGACTACAACTGGGACGATGCGCTGGTGAAGAAAGCGATGATCAAAAGCGCCAAGGAAATCATCGTCACCGCCGATGCCAGCAAGTTCGATCGCACCGCCTTTGCCAAGATCGCCGAGATCGATGGCTTCAACACCCTCATCACCGACCGCGCTCCTCCCAAGGATATCGCCGAGATATTTGCCCGCAAGGGCATCGCGGTCCACATCGCCAACGCAAGAGCGAAACCGGAAGAACCCGATCGCGACGCACAGACAGCATAA
- a CDS encoding ABC transporter permease, which produces MRKLFSPIKGRDPYIVILAVSTVLAFAVMAVTVPDRFLHVDNFASMAIQLSELGLFSVAMALSLIIGGIDLSVVAVANLAAIVAALVMRLIAADDASLAMLIIAFSCGLVSALMIGVIVGLINGMLVTRLGVPSILATLATMTLFTGISFGITGGSAISGLPQGIDQLGRASIFAIPAPFIAFAIIWFAVDLMLRKTRLGTTMMLVGASLKVARFSGIATGRIILVTHLLCSVIAALAGFISLLRMNSANADYGGTYVLLAILVSVLGGISVAGGAGRMIGVLLSLVLLQFLSTGFNMLLLFVPDGNFFRDFVWGVLLLAIMALSHPLRRGKS; this is translated from the coding sequence GTGAGGAAGCTATTTTCGCCCATCAAAGGCCGTGACCCATATATCGTCATTCTGGCTGTCTCGACGGTACTCGCCTTCGCAGTGATGGCCGTCACTGTGCCCGACCGCTTTCTTCATGTCGACAACTTCGCCTCCATGGCCATTCAGTTGTCGGAACTAGGTCTGTTTTCGGTTGCCATGGCACTTTCACTGATCATCGGCGGCATCGATCTCTCGGTCGTCGCAGTCGCCAATCTCGCGGCGATCGTGGCCGCGCTGGTTATGCGCTTGATTGCAGCGGACGACGCCTCGCTGGCGATGCTGATCATCGCCTTTAGCTGCGGACTGGTTTCCGCTCTTATGATCGGCGTCATCGTCGGGCTCATCAACGGCATGCTCGTCACCCGTCTCGGTGTCCCCAGCATCTTGGCAACACTGGCCACTATGACGCTGTTTACCGGCATCTCTTTCGGCATCACCGGCGGCAGCGCCATCTCTGGACTGCCTCAGGGCATTGATCAGCTGGGACGGGCAAGCATCTTCGCGATCCCGGCGCCGTTCATCGCCTTTGCCATCATCTGGTTCGCTGTCGATCTGATGCTAAGAAAGACGAGACTTGGCACGACGATGATGCTCGTCGGCGCCAGTCTCAAGGTTGCGCGTTTCTCAGGGATCGCGACAGGCCGGATTATTCTGGTTACGCATCTTCTCTGCTCGGTCATCGCCGCATTGGCGGGTTTCATCAGCCTGCTGCGCATGAATTCCGCCAATGCCGATTACGGTGGGACCTACGTTCTTCTTGCCATCCTCGTCTCGGTTCTCGGAGGCATATCTGTAGCCGGTGGCGCGGGCCGTATGATCGGCGTGCTGCTCAGCCTCGTCCTGCTGCAGTTCCTGTCGACCGGCTTCAACATGCTGCTGCTCTTCGTTCCGGACGGCAATTTCTTCCGTGACTTCGTGTGGGGCGTTTTGCTGCTGGCAATCATGGCCCTATCCCATCCCTTGCGCCGTGGGAAAAGCTGA
- a CDS encoding FGGY-family carbohydrate kinase: MRYLLGVDIGSFSSKGILLDEEGKIIAMAQRKHEMRVPAPGRAEHDAIEDWWDGFKILTRQLLVESNIDPVDIAAVGCSGIGPCALPVTEDGVPLRPAILYGVDIRAEEEIDELNTELGAEAVLARTGNPLTTQSVGPKIRWLKKHEPEVYARTERIVGCPTFLVHRLTGRWVVDHYGASCYTPFYDLAASTWHVDTVERVCPIDWLPDIAWTTDIVGHVSAEAARETGLAPNTPVIAGTIDAASEAVSVGVRQPGDLMIMYGTTAFFIQVNAKLVTDSRFWAAPFLFENTWSVMGGLATGGGLTQWFRKELTGLEDSDRAFEILAQDAAASPPGANGILTLPYFSGERTPINDPRAKGLIFGLTLAHSRGDVYRGLIEGIGHAIRHNLDTFAEVQPAEHIYAVGGGVKNDVWTQSVSDIAGVRQQVRRHTVGAALGSAFLAGLGAGVFQQDDIERINPAEAEIVPDIANRQGYDADHIAFQTLYRNNRDLMQRS; the protein is encoded by the coding sequence ATGCGCTACCTCCTAGGGGTCGATATCGGGAGCTTTTCCTCCAAGGGCATCCTGCTTGACGAGGAGGGCAAGATCATCGCCATGGCGCAACGCAAACATGAAATGCGCGTGCCGGCGCCAGGCAGGGCAGAGCATGATGCGATCGAAGACTGGTGGGATGGTTTCAAAATCCTGACACGCCAGTTGCTGGTGGAAAGCAATATCGACCCGGTCGATATTGCCGCCGTCGGATGCAGTGGCATCGGACCTTGCGCCTTGCCGGTGACGGAGGATGGCGTGCCGTTGCGTCCAGCGATCCTGTACGGCGTCGATATCCGCGCCGAAGAAGAAATCGATGAACTCAACACAGAACTCGGTGCCGAGGCGGTACTTGCGCGCACCGGGAATCCGCTGACGACACAGTCCGTCGGCCCGAAAATACGCTGGTTGAAGAAACACGAACCGGAGGTTTACGCCCGCACCGAGCGGATCGTCGGTTGTCCGACATTCCTCGTCCATCGGCTGACGGGCCGGTGGGTTGTGGATCACTACGGTGCCTCCTGTTACACGCCGTTCTACGATCTTGCCGCCAGCACCTGGCACGTCGATACTGTAGAACGCGTCTGCCCCATCGATTGGCTGCCGGATATTGCGTGGACAACGGATATCGTCGGCCATGTCAGCGCGGAGGCCGCGCGTGAAACCGGCCTTGCGCCAAATACGCCCGTCATTGCAGGCACCATCGACGCGGCAAGCGAAGCGGTCAGCGTGGGTGTACGACAGCCTGGCGATCTGATGATCATGTACGGGACGACCGCCTTTTTTATTCAGGTCAACGCGAAACTGGTGACGGATTCCCGCTTCTGGGCCGCTCCCTTCCTTTTTGAAAACACCTGGAGCGTGATGGGTGGACTGGCGACCGGAGGTGGCCTCACACAATGGTTTCGCAAGGAGTTGACCGGGCTCGAAGACAGCGATCGGGCTTTCGAAATCCTGGCACAGGACGCTGCTGCCAGCCCGCCGGGCGCCAATGGTATATTGACCCTCCCCTATTTTAGCGGCGAAAGAACGCCGATCAACGATCCGCGTGCAAAAGGGCTCATCTTCGGGTTGACCCTTGCCCATAGCCGTGGCGACGTCTATCGCGGACTGATCGAAGGTATTGGCCACGCCATACGCCACAATCTCGATACCTTCGCCGAAGTCCAGCCAGCAGAGCACATCTATGCCGTGGGCGGAGGCGTCAAGAACGACGTGTGGACGCAAAGCGTCAGCGACATTGCGGGCGTGCGCCAACAGGTGCGACGTCATACTGTGGGTGCTGCACTCGGTTCAGCGTTTCTTGCGGGACTGGGTGCTGGCGTCTTCCAGCAAGACGATATCGAAAGGATCAACCCCGCCGAAGCGGAAATCGTGCCGGATATTGCCAACAGACAAGGCTACGACGCGGATCATATCGCCTTCCAGACGCTCTATCGAAACAATCGCGACCTTATGCAGCGATCTTGA